AGAGAAGCTCAACAACGTGTAGCCGATGAGATGGAGAGTGTGGAATTGATTTCTACCATCGAGATTGGGGAGATGTTTGATATCCATCCGAAGAACAAGCAAGAAGTAGGCAGGAGATTAGCCATCAGGGCTTTGGATAAAACCTATAAGCACTCAATGGCTGTGACAGAAGGCCCACGTTTTGAGTCGATGAAGATAGAAGGAAACAAGATCATCATCACTTTTAAGGAGTCGGGCAGTCCGATCAAGACAACTGACAAGTACGGATATGTAAAAGGTTTTACGATGGCAGCAGCCGATGAGCAGTTCCATTGGGCAAAGGCACAAATCATTTCCGACTATCAGATAGAGGTTACCTGTGATGCCGTTGCAGCGCCTGTTTCAGTAAGATACGCTTGGGCTAATAATCCAGGTGAGCTAAACCTGTACAATCAGGAGAATCTTCCGGCACATCCATTCAGATCAGATGATTGGAAAAGAAGTACAGAAGGAATCCATTTTTCACTAGAATTTTTAGGACTCTAATACCATGAAAAGAAATATAGCAATGCTGGCAGCAGTAGGTTTGGTGACATTTTCTTGCCAGCCAAAAGAACAGCAGACATTTACTACTCAAAATATTGACAGTGATTCCGTTTTTGTCGATTCCGTATTCACTGCAAAGATGATGGTAGACCATGAAGGAGGCATCACAGGAGCTGATGGTACTTACTCCATTCCGCTGAAAGATGGCAAGTCACTGTTTCTTTTCGGTGATACATTTACACATCAGGTAACGGACAATTCGAGAGAGGAACTGAAACCTGCCTTTATCCACAATAGCTTTATGCTAGCAGATCAGGAGTCGGGACAACTAAAACCAATTTACCCTGTTGAGCATGGCAAGCATGAGGCAATAGCTGAACCGAAAGAGGAAGGACACTGGTATTGGCCAGGTACTGGCTATGAGGAGGATGGAAAATTGTATGTTTTCATGTCTGACTTCTACCAGAAGACGGATGACCCTATGTGGGGTTTTGCATGGTATGCCACAGACCTGCTGGTGTATGATATGAATGAATTTTCTTTGCTGAAGCAGGAGCGTATTCCTTTTTCACAGGAAAATGATGTGCATTACGGTCATGCCGTGACAAGGGATGGTGAGTATGTATATATCTATGGAGCAAAATCCGTGGATGGGCATTCTCAGGCACACGTTGCCAGAGCTAAGCATGAGGATATTTTTACTGACTGGGAATTCTTCAATGGAACGGAATGGGTGAAAGACCCTAAGCAATCACAACCGATGAAAGGACTAGAAACGGTCGAGGTATCTGAGCAGTTCAATGTAGTAAACATGCATGGAAAGTTTGTACTTCTCACACAGCAGAGAGGTATCGGAGAGCCGGAGATTTTCACGTTCACTTCTGACAGTCCGACAGGTAACTGGGACAACAAGGTTTCCATCTACAAGACAACGGAACAGGGCTTTGGCAAGAATACCTATGCCTATAATGCCATGATCCATCCGCAGTTTGAGAAGGATGGAAGAATCTATGTTTCCTACAATGTAAATTCCTTGAAGTATGAAGAGGTTTTTGCAGATGCAAGCATCTACAGACCGAGATTCATTAGTGTTCCTGTGAAGAAAATATTGGGTGAATAATGAAAAGACTAGCAATACTTGGAGCAGTATTGGGGGCAATGATGGTGTCGGGAAATGCGATAGCAAATCCCGGCAATATTGCTCGCCAAGCAAAAGCGACAGCCTCCAATTTCCTGAATGAGACATTTGCCGCTTCCAACCTGAATGACGGTATTATCCTAAAGGAGAATGAAGGCGAATGGGCTTGTGAAGGAGCAGTGGCTTCATGGGGTGTGATGTACATGCCTTGGGCAATGCTGGAATGGGATAGTGCCGTTTATACCAATAAGATCAGGTTGTATGACAGACCTTCCTTGAAGGAACATACTTCGGGAGGTACATTGGTTTTCAGTGACGGATCAAAAATCAGTGTCACTGCCATTCCTAATGATGGTGCGGCAAAGGAAATCACTTTCCCGACCAAGAAAATCACTTGGGTAAAGTTTGAAGCGACAGACGGTGACGGAAAGGATATTGGTCTTTCGGAGTTCGAGGTGTATCCTGCTTCAGAAAGTTATCCTGACCTGATCAGCTGGGTAGACCCTTATATTGAGACCACCAGAGGGCGTTGGTTTTTCTGTACGCCAGCAGCAACCCCGATGGGTATGGTAGCGGCGGCAGCTTATACCCGAAACAAGAATCAAGGTGGTGGAGGTTATAATTACAACTCCATGGCGATTAGGGGCTTCAATCAGTTGAATGACTGGATGATTTCAGGAGTCAATGTAATGCCTGTGACAGGGGAAGTTACGGTAACAGAAGGTGAAGAAGGCTGGAAATCCCCTTTCAAGCATGAGAACGAGGTGATTCAGCCGGGTTACCACAAGCTTTACCTTGACCGATATAAGACTTGGGTGGAATATACAGCGAGTGAGCGTGTGACTTTCTACCGGATGAATTACCAAGGAAGTAAGCAGCCACATATGCTACTTGACCTTGGCAGCAAGCTGGGGAATGCCACCATGCATTTGGCTGATATGAAGCAGGTAGACGACCACAGAATTGTAGCGTCATTTAAGACCACTGATCGTTTCTGGGGTGGGCCAGACAATGTGGATGTATACTGTGTCGTGGATTTTGATCAGCCTATCCAGAAAATTGAAGGCTGGAAAGAAGGTAAGGTATTGGGCGCTGTAAAGGAAGTGAACGGTGATAAAGCTGGAATGGATATCGCTTTTGCAGATGGAACCGAGCAGGTGCTAATGAAAATCGGTGTTTCCTACACAAGCATTGAAAATGCGGTTCATAACCTTGAAACTGAGGTATCACACTGGAACTTTGATCAGGTTAAGGAATCAACCCAGCAAATCTGGAATGAGCAGTTGGCGAAAGTACAAGTGAAAGGCGGGAGCTATGAGCAGAATACCAAATTCTACACAGACCTTTGGCACGTACTGCTGGGCAGACACAAGATCAATGACGTCAATGGAGCATACCCTGACTACACAGGGGGAGAGTATGTGGAGAAGAGAACAGCAGCGGAAAAAGTAATAAGGAAAATCCCTCAGCTGAAAGACGGTTCACTGAAGTTCAATATGTATAGCTTCGATGCGCTTTGGTTGACTCAGTGGAACCTGAATATCCTGTGGGGACTGGCTTGGCCTGAAATAATGGATGACTTCTCGGCTTGTCTGGCAGAATATGCACGAAACGGAAAACTGCTACCAAGAGGTGCGTGCGTCGGTGGGTATTCTTTTATCATGACAGGTAACCCTGCAACGAATATGCTGACAAGTGCCTACATGAAAGGTCTGATTACAAAAGTGAAGGACAAGGAACTGTTTGCTCTGATTAAGCAAAACCATATGCCAGGTGGTATGATGAGTTACGAAAGTGCGGATGACCTTAAATTCTATATTGAAAATGGCTGGTGTCCGGGCAATGCCGGAAAAACACTGGAATGGGCATATCAGGATTGGGCTTTGGCACAGATGGCAAAGAAACTTGGTAAGAACAAGGATGCCATTGAATTTGAGCGTAGGGCATCAGGTTGGAAAATACTATTCAATAAAGAACAGGGGCTGATCTTCCCGAAAGATAAGGATGGTAACTGGGTACATACTGATCCGCTGAATGGCAATGGCTGGATTGAAGCCAATGCATGGCAGGCAACTTGGGAAGTATCACATGACTTGCCTGCACTTGCCAAGATGATGGGAGGAAATGAGGTAATGGCGAAAAAGCTGAACCATGCCTTTGAACAGGCAGCTACAGAAGATTTCGTTCATGGCTATAGCCACGGATACGTGAGTTATGCCAACCAGCCGGGTTGTTCCAATGCCCATGTGTTTAACCATATCGGGGCATCGTGGATGACACAATACTGGGTCAGAAGAGTGAATGAGCAGGCTTATGGTGGTATCACTCCTGACAAAGGCTATGGAGGGCATGATGAGGATCAGGGACAGATGGGGGGTGTAAGCTCCCTGATGTCAATGGGACTTTTCAACGTCAAGGGTAATCAGGAGCTAACTCCTCAATACGATATCACAAGCCCTATCTTTGAGGAAGTGACCATTAAGCTGAATCCTAAATATTATGAAGGGCAACAGTTTGTCATTAGGACTTACAACAACTCAATGGAGAATTGCTATATCCAATCTGCAAAACTGAATGGGGAGCAGCATAACAGTTTTTCGTTCTCTCATGAACAGTTTCAAAAAGGAGGCGTACTGGAACTGTGGCTGGATAAGCAACCCAATACTTCTTGGGGTATTGATACTGTAAATATTAACTGATTAATAAATGTGAGGAAAGTCAAGGCAGTAAAACGCCTAGGAAGTGTTTTTTTAGGATTAGAATAACTAATAAGGGTATCGATGAGATACCCTTATTTACTTTGAGACCTTCATAGGGATATTACAGCTTGTGAGATTGTCTCTAAATATCAAATAGTTGTTTACAAAGTACATATATAGAAGGGTATGGTTAAGCGCTAAGTTGTCAAAATAATAGCTAGCCTCTAGTATACAACTTCAATCATCCATACCTTTGAAAGGTTGCCGTTTCTCAAAAGAAGTAGTTGACCAATGCTGTTAAGCTGTTTCTCTCTTCATACAAGAACAGAGAAATCAAATAAGAAAAGACAGAAATCATTTTATACTTATAGCTGATTGGGCTGACTATGGATAGCTCAAAATTATCATAAGAAAACCTGATGTATTCGATAAGTTATTTATTGTACCATAGATTTTTCAGTTCCCAAGCTGAATTGAGAGTTTAGGTTTATAGGCAACACTAAAAATTGTTTTGAAAAAAACTCTAAGTCCCTAATTATAATTTTCTACTTGATACTACGATGATATATAACAGTGTGCTGTTCGATATGAGGAAACTGGTTTTTACATTGGCATTTTGCTTTACTTTTCCTTTCAGTTTGTTAGCCCAACAGGATACACTTTTATCTAAACTTAGTCTTGCCGATTCCCTCTTAAGCAATGATAGGGATAGTGTTGCCTTTCAACTGCTTAATGAAATCAAACCTCAGGAACATTCTTTTGGAAAGCTGGATAGTCTCAAATATTTCAAGCTGTATGGTGATTACTATCTTCATGTGAACCAGTACAAGAATGCAGTTGCTTCATATCAGGTTCTATGGGATATCCAATCAAAAAGTAAAGAAGAAATACTTGTCAAAGCCAGAGGCTTGAATGAGTTAGGCATTTGTTATATGCGGCTTTCTGAAAGGGATTCGGCGAAAAAGTGCCATCATCAAAGTGTTGAATTGTATAAACAGTATGATGACCTTCAAGGCTTGGCTTTTAATTACAATAACCTTGCGCTTATCTATGATGCATTGGGTGAGTTTGATTCTGCTGTATATGCACAAAACCAATCCATCCACTATGCTACACTTATTCCTGATTCTGTTGGTATAGGCTTTGGGTATATGGGCCTTGGAATTTTTTACCACAATACGAATCATATTGTCAAATCCTTGGAAAACTTCCTGCAGGCTCAACAAATATTTGAAGCGTTAGATGACGAACAAAAAATAAATTACATCCGCTTAAACATCTGCAGTATTTATGAGTCTTTGGAAGATCATGATGCCGCTTTATCGGTGACAAGAAAAGCCGTTCAATATTATGAGCAAAAAAATCAACCTTATTGGATGGGAAGGGCTTATTTTAATCTTACCAATTCATTCATAAATCTCAATCAGCTGGATAGTGCACTCATTTACATTGATAAAGCTATTCAGAATTACCAAAAATCAGAGAGGCCAAGGGGACTGGTTCTTTCTTTTCTGGCAAAGGCTAGGATTTTTATAAAAAATAAGGAGCACCAACATGCTATTACTTCTCTTGAAGAATCACTCAAACTGAATAATAAGCAGTTTCTCATTGATTATGATAATGCTTATGTGATAATGGTGAATATCTATCTTGAATTGGGAGAGTATGAAAAAGCGAGAAGCATTGCCGAACAAATGCTTAAGGTATATGATAAACAGATTAAACCAGACAGTAAGGTTACGTACTATAAAGCACTTTACGAAAGTAACAAACGGGAGGGGAATTCAGCGAAAGCGCTATACTATTTAGAGCAGCAGAAAAACTACACAGACTCAATCGCTAATAATAATCAGGCAAGGGAAATGGCTAAGGTTGAGTACAACTACAAGCTCGAAAAGGAACAGGAAGTGTTTGAAAATGAAAAGAATGCATTGGGAGTTGAGTTGAAACAGCAACGAACACTTTTCTTCATTTCTATGGTGGCTGTTTTGGCATTTATTCTGGTAGCTCTCTTGATATTAAGATTGTATTTTCTCAAAAAGAAGGCACATAACCAGTTACATCAGCTTAATGAGGAGATAGAGCAACAGTCTGAAGAATTAAAATTGACAAACGATGCATTGGTAAGGTTGGGGAATTTCAAAGAAGCGATGACAGGTATGATTGTCCATGACTTGAAAAACCCACTGAGTGTAATTCTTGGTACAGAATCGGAAAAGCCATCCACCAAGCAGATGGCAAGACAGATGCTTCAGCTGGTGAACAATATGCTTGATGTGCAGAAATTTGAGAATGCTGAAGTTCAACTCAATCTGAAAGACTTTTCGTTGCCAACATTGATAACTGAGACTATTGAGCAAGTTCGTCCTCTGTTATCTGAAAAGAATATTACCATTATTCCTTCGGTGAAAGCGTCAATAGGAATTAAGGCAGATCGAGAGATGATATTCCGTGTATTGGTCAACTTACTGACAAATGCCATCAAGTTTTCACCTAATAACGGTACCATTGATATAGATGTCACTCAGGTTAAAGGGGGAATAAATGTTTCTATTCAGGATCATGGTGTAGGTATTAAACAAAGTGAAATTGCTCAAATATTTAATGTCTATAAGCAAGTGGATGCCCGTAAGTCAGGAGGTGTTGCTTCTACTGGAATAGGGTTGGCATTTTGTAAATTGGCTATAGAAGCTCATAACAGTGTGATTCAGGTTGAGTCTGAAGAGGGGAAAGGAACCCGATTCTCATTTTATTTACCTAAAGCAGATAGTGATGTTCAGCATGAAGGGGTAAAGGTATTGTATGATGATTTCAAGATTCAGGAAAGTGAAAAAGCAATGATTCTGCAAAAGACCCCACAACTAAAAGCACTTAAGTTGTATCAGGCATTTGAGATTGAAGAAGTATTATCGGATTTGGAGCAAAATCAATCTTCAGCTATTAGTATATGGTCAAAAGCAGTCTTGGATGCTGCTTACGCCAACAACAAGGAGTATTACGATGAGTTGCTGAAAAAAGTAAGTCAAAATTAATGTCATTCAAGTAGGTTAGGTATAGCATAGATAGACAAAGTGTAGACAGTCTGATAGATCGCCTTCATATTTTAACCTAAGCTTTCTACTTTTATAGCATGTAATAAGATAATTGTATTTCTATAGCCTTGGTATTCAGGTGATTTTTTAATAATAAGACTAGGTTTCTAATCGACTATTATGATTCGTATTATACTTTTTGTTACTTTTTTAGTAAGTGTTTTCTCTTTCCATTCTTCTGCTCAAACATTTGGTAAACCTCAAAATATCAGTCATGTATTAGAACTGATCGATCAGAAATATTTTGATGAAAATTCTGAACTTGACAGTTTAGTAAAGGTAGTGGAAACGGAGCTAGAAACGAGTTCGACTCAACTAAAGCCTTTATATCAGCTAGGGCTAGGCACTTATTTATTGCGACATACCCAAGAACATAAACAGGCGAAAGAACTGCTCTTAAGTTCGTACAATCACAAAGACAATTTGCCAGATAGCTTGAAGCAATACGAATACGAGATGCTTGACAATCTCGGATTGGTATATATGAAGCTGATTAATCATGACTCAACGAAATGGGCATACGAGCAAGCTTTAAAATACCTAGATCCAGAAAAGGAGAAATCAAGGATGGCAGTTCTGTATATTAAGCTTGGTGGCTTGGCTATGGACGGGTTTC
The Limibacter armeniacum DNA segment above includes these coding regions:
- a CDS encoding DUF4185 domain-containing protein, with protein sequence MKRNIAMLAAVGLVTFSCQPKEQQTFTTQNIDSDSVFVDSVFTAKMMVDHEGGITGADGTYSIPLKDGKSLFLFGDTFTHQVTDNSREELKPAFIHNSFMLADQESGQLKPIYPVEHGKHEAIAEPKEEGHWYWPGTGYEEDGKLYVFMSDFYQKTDDPMWGFAWYATDLLVYDMNEFSLLKQERIPFSQENDVHYGHAVTRDGEYVYIYGAKSVDGHSQAHVARAKHEDIFTDWEFFNGTEWVKDPKQSQPMKGLETVEVSEQFNVVNMHGKFVLLTQQRGIGEPEIFTFTSDSPTGNWDNKVSIYKTTEQGFGKNTYAYNAMIHPQFEKDGRIYVSYNVNSLKYEEVFADASIYRPRFISVPVKKILGE
- a CDS encoding GH92 family glycosyl hydrolase; the encoded protein is MKRLAILGAVLGAMMVSGNAIANPGNIARQAKATASNFLNETFAASNLNDGIILKENEGEWACEGAVASWGVMYMPWAMLEWDSAVYTNKIRLYDRPSLKEHTSGGTLVFSDGSKISVTAIPNDGAAKEITFPTKKITWVKFEATDGDGKDIGLSEFEVYPASESYPDLISWVDPYIETTRGRWFFCTPAATPMGMVAAAAYTRNKNQGGGGYNYNSMAIRGFNQLNDWMISGVNVMPVTGEVTVTEGEEGWKSPFKHENEVIQPGYHKLYLDRYKTWVEYTASERVTFYRMNYQGSKQPHMLLDLGSKLGNATMHLADMKQVDDHRIVASFKTTDRFWGGPDNVDVYCVVDFDQPIQKIEGWKEGKVLGAVKEVNGDKAGMDIAFADGTEQVLMKIGVSYTSIENAVHNLETEVSHWNFDQVKESTQQIWNEQLAKVQVKGGSYEQNTKFYTDLWHVLLGRHKINDVNGAYPDYTGGEYVEKRTAAEKVIRKIPQLKDGSLKFNMYSFDALWLTQWNLNILWGLAWPEIMDDFSACLAEYARNGKLLPRGACVGGYSFIMTGNPATNMLTSAYMKGLITKVKDKELFALIKQNHMPGGMMSYESADDLKFYIENGWCPGNAGKTLEWAYQDWALAQMAKKLGKNKDAIEFERRASGWKILFNKEQGLIFPKDKDGNWVHTDPLNGNGWIEANAWQATWEVSHDLPALAKMMGGNEVMAKKLNHAFEQAATEDFVHGYSHGYVSYANQPGCSNAHVFNHIGASWMTQYWVRRVNEQAYGGITPDKGYGGHDEDQGQMGGVSSLMSMGLFNVKGNQELTPQYDITSPIFEEVTIKLNPKYYEGQQFVIRTYNNSMENCYIQSAKLNGEQHNSFSFSHEQFQKGGVLELWLDKQPNTSWGIDTVNIN
- a CDS encoding tetratricopeptide repeat-containing sensor histidine kinase is translated as MRKLVFTLAFCFTFPFSLLAQQDTLLSKLSLADSLLSNDRDSVAFQLLNEIKPQEHSFGKLDSLKYFKLYGDYYLHVNQYKNAVASYQVLWDIQSKSKEEILVKARGLNELGICYMRLSERDSAKKCHHQSVELYKQYDDLQGLAFNYNNLALIYDALGEFDSAVYAQNQSIHYATLIPDSVGIGFGYMGLGIFYHNTNHIVKSLENFLQAQQIFEALDDEQKINYIRLNICSIYESLEDHDAALSVTRKAVQYYEQKNQPYWMGRAYFNLTNSFINLNQLDSALIYIDKAIQNYQKSERPRGLVLSFLAKARIFIKNKEHQHAITSLEESLKLNNKQFLIDYDNAYVIMVNIYLELGEYEKARSIAEQMLKVYDKQIKPDSKVTYYKALYESNKREGNSAKALYYLEQQKNYTDSIANNNQAREMAKVEYNYKLEKEQEVFENEKNALGVELKQQRTLFFISMVAVLAFILVALLILRLYFLKKKAHNQLHQLNEEIEQQSEELKLTNDALVRLGNFKEAMTGMIVHDLKNPLSVILGTESEKPSTKQMARQMLQLVNNMLDVQKFENAEVQLNLKDFSLPTLITETIEQVRPLLSEKNITIIPSVKASIGIKADREMIFRVLVNLLTNAIKFSPNNGTIDIDVTQVKGGINVSIQDHGVGIKQSEIAQIFNVYKQVDARKSGGVASTGIGLAFCKLAIEAHNSVIQVESEEGKGTRFSFYLPKADSDVQHEGVKVLYDDFKIQESEKAMILQKTPQLKALKLYQAFEIEEVLSDLEQNQSSAISIWSKAVLDAAYANNKEYYDELLKKVSQN